From the genome of Vicia villosa cultivar HV-30 ecotype Madison, WI linkage group LG2, Vvil1.0, whole genome shotgun sequence, one region includes:
- the LOC131653848 gene encoding mediator of RNA polymerase II transcription subunit 7a-like isoform X2, whose translation MATATYPPPPPYYRLYKNYAQDPQSAPEPPPPIEGTYICFGGSYTTSDVLPSLEEQGVRQLYSKGPNIDFKKELRSLNGELQLHILELADILIERPSQYARRVEEISTLFKNLHHLLNSLRPHQARATLIHILELQIERRKQAVEDIKRNHRAFHIVLYHNLKDNI comes from the exons ATGGCAACGGCAACATATCCACCACCACCGCCTTATTACAGGCTTTACAAAAATTACGCGCAAGACCCTCAGTCTGCCCCAGAGCCTCCACCACCAATTGAAGGAACTTACATTTGTTTCGGAGGCAGTTACACT ACTAGTGATGTTCTACCAAGCTTGGAAGAACAAGGTGTTCGCCAACTCTATTCCAAGGGACCTAATATTG ATTTCAAGAAGGAGCTGAGATCACTTAATGGAGAATTGCAACTACACATTTTGGAGCTTGCTGATATTCTTATTGAGAGACCATCACAATATGCAAGGAGAGTTGAAGAAATTTCAACCTTGTTCAAAAATTTACACCACCTTTTAAATTCCCTGCGTCCTCATCAG GCTAGAGCAACTTTGATTCACATTTTGGAACTTCAGATAGAGCGCCGTAAACAAGCTGTGGAAGACATTAAAAG AAATCATAGAGCATTTCACATTGTACTTTACCATAATTTGAAAGACAATATCTAG
- the LOC131653848 gene encoding mediator of RNA polymerase II transcription subunit 7a-like isoform X1 gives MATATYPPPPPYYRLYKNYAQDPQSAPEPPPPIEGTYICFGGSYTTSDVLPSLEEQGVRQLYSKGPNIDFKKELRSLNGELQLHILELADILIERPSQYARRVEEISTLFKNLHHLLNSLRPHQARATLIHILELQIERRKQAVEDIKRRREEARRLLNESLATLDGH, from the exons ATGGCAACGGCAACATATCCACCACCACCGCCTTATTACAGGCTTTACAAAAATTACGCGCAAGACCCTCAGTCTGCCCCAGAGCCTCCACCACCAATTGAAGGAACTTACATTTGTTTCGGAGGCAGTTACACT ACTAGTGATGTTCTACCAAGCTTGGAAGAACAAGGTGTTCGCCAACTCTATTCCAAGGGACCTAATATTG ATTTCAAGAAGGAGCTGAGATCACTTAATGGAGAATTGCAACTACACATTTTGGAGCTTGCTGATATTCTTATTGAGAGACCATCACAATATGCAAGGAGAGTTGAAGAAATTTCAACCTTGTTCAAAAATTTACACCACCTTTTAAATTCCCTGCGTCCTCATCAG GCTAGAGCAACTTTGATTCACATTTTGGAACTTCAGATAGAGCGCCGTAAACAAGCTGTGGAAGACATTAAAAG gaggagaGAAGAAGCTCGAAGACTCCTTAATGAGTCATTGGCAACACTTGATGGTCATTAA
- the LOC131653847 gene encoding cytokinin riboside 5'-monophosphate phosphoribohydrolase LOG1 has product MERDIEMKLSSKFKRVCVFCGSSPGNKTSYKDAAIELGRELVSRNIDLVYGGGSIGLMGLISQAVYDGGRHVIGVIPKTLMPRELTGETVGEVKAVADMHQRKAEMARNSDAFIALPGGYGTLEELLEVITWAQLGIHDKPVGLLNVDGYYNSFLSFIDKAVEEGFISPTARHIIVSAPTPKELVKNMEEYFPQHERVASKLTWESDQLD; this is encoded by the exons atggAGAGAGACATAGAGATGAAGTTATCATCAAAGTTTAAGAGAGTTTGTGTGTTTTGTGGTAGTAGTCCTGGTAATAAGACTAGTTATAAAGATGCTGCTATTGAACTTGGAAGAGAATTG GTTTCAAGAAATATTGATTTAGTTTATGGAGGAGGCAGCATTGGTTTGATGGGGTTGATTTCTCAAGCGGTGTACGATGGTGGTCGACATGTAATCGG agtGATTCCCAAAACACTTATGCCAAGAGAG CTTACTGGAGAAACAGTGGGAGAAGTGAAAGCAGTAGCTGACATGCATCAAAGGAAAGCTGAAATGGCTAGAAATTCTGATGCTTTTATTGCTTTACCTG GTGGCTATGGTACACTTGAGGAGCTTCTTGAGGTGATAACATGGGCTCAACTTGGCATACATGATAAACCA gTGGGATTGCTAAATGTTGATGGATACTACAATTCCTTTTTGTCTTTCATTGACAAAGCTGTGGAGGAAGGATTCATTAGCCCCACAGCTCGTCATATAATTGTATCTGCCCCAACACCAAAAGAACTTGTCAAAAACATGGAG GAATATTTCCCACAGCATGAAAGAGTTGCCTCAAAGCTAACATGGGAAAGTGATCAGCTAGATTAG